The proteins below come from a single Bombus fervidus isolate BK054 chromosome 15, iyBomFerv1, whole genome shotgun sequence genomic window:
- the LOC139994911 gene encoding dynein light chain 2, cytoplasmic, with product MSDRKAVIKNADMSEEMQQDAVDCATQALEKYNIEKDIAAFIKKEFDKKYNPTWHCIVGRNFGSYVTHETRHFIYFYLGQVAILLFKSG from the exons ATGTCAGACAGAAAGGCTGTGATAAAAAATGCTGATATGTCTGAGGAGATGCAGCAGGATGCTGTTGACTGTGCAACTCAAGCCCTTGAAAAGTACAATATAGAAAAG GACATTGCAGCCTTCATTAAGaaagaatttgataaaaaatacaatccAACGTGGCATTGCATCGTAGGTCGTAACTTTGGAAGCTATGTAACACATGAAACAAGacattttatctatttttactTGGGTCAAGTAGCGATCCTTCTCTTCAAAAGTGGATAA